The Elephas maximus indicus isolate mEleMax1 chromosome 11, mEleMax1 primary haplotype, whole genome shotgun sequence genome contains the following window.
GTTGAAACTGTACGATTGAATTACAGCATGTCAACACACACTATACCTCAATTTTTTTCAAACATACACTAAATTTCCAAAGCATTACAACGAAGAAAGTCAGGGAACCAAGCCCTGAGTCCTGAAATGAGCATCAAGGTGTTTCCCTCTCTAGGTATCGATGTCTTGAACCTTATGAAGAGCTGACTCCATCTCTAAAGGATCCTTCAGGGATAAGCTTCAACCAGCAAAACCACATGTTCCCCAAGCTCCAAGGTGCCTGGCTGGCTCCACCCCAGCACCCAGAGCACAGTAGTGCTCACCCGGCCTCTGCCTGGAGCCCGGGGCCACATGTGCTGTGCTATGGCCACCTGAGGACTGTTGtaacacctgtaaaaaaaaaagttatctcatGGCATGTGGGAATTAAATGATGTTCAAAGATCGGTACCCTTAAAGGCTATACTAGCAGCACAAAGCCAGGCCCACACGTTGACTATCGTCTGTTACTGTTTTCATGATACGATGGCAAAACAGAACGGTCCTGACAAAGACCATAAAGCTAAAAATAAGTGCTACCTGGCCTTTCAGGAAAACTGTGCACCAACCCATCGATTGTACGATCCACCCATCAGGCCTGTGGGGAATGGGCCCAGAGAACAGGATTCTAGAGAAACGCAGGAAGGCAAACACATGACTATCCACACGCCAGATCCCAAGTCAGGAGCTCTGCTGACTCCacgcttgcacacacacacacatgcccacacacATGCCCACTCGCACACGtgttcacgcacacacacacatcctcacaCTCATGTGTGCTCTCATAGTAATGCACTGACctccctcacttctgaggagactgaggcccagaaagatcACATCAATGTCCAAGGTACCAGAACCAGAAAGCCACAGACCAGGTTCAAGACCTTGAATGCCAGCCACCTTACCTCCTGCAACTCCTCCAGCCTAGTCCTGGCCCTGCCACTCAGCCCCAGGCATCACGTCTGCAAAGGGGGAAAAACCCCCAACTCACAAAGCTCTTCGGAAGCACTGCTTTCTAGGGAGCTTCAACCAGGCTACAGACGGGAAGGGTGGGCCACAGAGACAGCACCGAGAGACACAGGGGCCTGTGTGCACGTCCCCACTCACCAGGCACATAAACAGAGGGGTTCTCCGACATGCCCGGCAGTGGCTGGTAGTCGTGAGGTCTGCGGATCTTCAGTGATTGGCCCTGGAAAATGATGCCATCGAAGGCCATAGCCTGGGTAGTCTCATCCACTGAGCGGAACTGAAAAAGAAAGTAGAATGGTAAGGGGCATGCAGCCAGAGGCCACGCAGGCCACCTCTACCCCGCAAGGCCTCTGAGAGCAGGGTTTCCTCTTTCCTTCACTTGGGTAGATATTCAAAAAGCAGGGCCTTTATGGAAGGCCTCATACAGGGCATAGGGAGAACCAAGCTGCCACAATTCTTGCCTTTAAGAGTCCACACTCCACCAACAATGATGGATTATGATAGCCCTACGAAGGGAAAAAGGGCTGAGAGAGCATAACAAGGGGCAGCTCACTGAAATGGAGAGATAACGATGTTCAGAAAGGCTTTTCTGATAAAGTGGCATTTAAATTAAAACCCATAGCAGGGCTGCTCAGAGTATGGCCCACCCACTGCCGCTGGACCACAACGAGAAGCACAGAAAGGGACGTGAGCGTTTAGAAACTTCTACAGCACCCCGACACTGCCTCATCAAAGTTTAAGTCCACAAAAAGCCGAAAACCAAACACCACAACCACCATGGTCCTTTCCAAGTTTGAGAAACAGGGCAGACAGAGCAGAGCGGTTGACCCTGCTCTGGCTGGCACAGGGCATGTCCCAGGAAGACCAGTGCGACCGGAGTGTAAAAAGCTGGGGTAGAGCGGCCGGGAAGGGGCTGGAAAGGTCGGTGGAAGCCGAGTAGGCCCCCAGAGAGCAAAGGGAGAACAGACTCCATCTGTGCCTCACGAAGCTCACCGTGGCAACAAAGTGCAAAATGGGTCACGGAGGGACCGCGTGGGGAAACAGGCAAGTGATGGAGCTGGAGTCAGGGACACAGCAGCTGGGAAGACCCAGCCCACCCAAGGGGTGCCTCACACGGCACCCCTAATGTGCCTAGCTCACCTCCAAAAAGGCAAAATTCTTGTCCTGGTTGATCTGCACAGCCAAGACCGGGTTGCCAGGGGCCTGGGTCAGCCCCCCCAGGCGCATCTGAGCGTTGAAAAAGTCCATCATGGCCTCCTGCAGAGGGAAGAGGAGACAGGGAGGGGCGGGGAAGGGaggtggagagaggaggggaaGGGTGAGAGAGGGAGACACAGAGGGGTGTGGGGGCAAGgggagaggggtggggaagggaggggagcaaGTGGAGTATGGTGGGGACGGGTGAGGAGATCAATAGTGGAAACAAAAACAAGAGGGAAATGAGAAATAAGGAGGGCACAGCGGCCAGAGACGGCAAGGGGACAGGAGGGGGGCAGATGGGGGAGACGAGAGAAGGCGAGGCGAGAGCCAGAAGCCCCACAATCCGGGGGAAGGAGAAAAACGTTATAAAAAGAAGAACGAAAACACAGTGACGTTAGCAacagaaaagacaaaacagatatcAAACACACAGACAATGAGAAAatgaaacacacaggaaaaaaaacatcCAGGGGACACacaaagaaagacagagagacaaaCAGCAAGAAAAAAGAGACAAGCAGCCAGAAACCGAGAGAGAACCAGGGTCAGAGATGAAGAGATGGCAGACAAAAAGAATACCCAGAGAGGAACAGACAGGAGAGAGGAGGCCAGAGCAggcgaggaggtgggagaggagggtggggcgggaggggaggagagaagagtGATGTGGAGGGATCTGGCCCTGGAGTCCGGGGGCTGGTTTATCAAATGTAGCAAAGTGCAGGTTGAGAAAGTCAGAATGGACCTTACTTGCCTTCGACGATGGTAGCAAACTTTTTGTTGCTACGAGGGATCTCAGCCCCACAATATTTCACTttaaagagaaatggaaacaacTCTTTGATCTCGGGATTCTCGGGGGGGTGCCATAGGAAGGgtaggggagaggggagggggaaggagaggggggaaggggagggaggaggtcGGGGGGCGATCAAAAATCACAGAGCAGCGACCACGGGAGGGTGTGGGAGAGGATGGGGACAGGCGGCAGAGAAGGAGAGGCGTGTCAGAGAAACACGAAGGGCAGCGTGCGTCTATGTCTGTGTGCACTGTGTCTgcgtctccctctctgtctctctccggTGGGTGGGCACCTTATGTGTGTGCTTGAGCCCTGGGCAGCTGCAGTAGGTTGGGGGAGGGCAGACGGGGAAagggggaagaggagggagggagagggccacCCCCAGCCCGGCCCCTGGCTGGCTCAACTCCATCGGTCCGTCTGGGAGGGGGCCGGGGGGTCTTGCAGGAGCAGAGTCTGACCCGTGCAGGTTGGGAGGAGGGAAtccagggagggaggatggggtaGGGGAGCCAGGGAGAGGGGAAGGCCAGGAGGAGGGCAGTACCTCAGTGATGCCAAAGGGGATGTTGCCCACATAGAGGCGCCGGGCCTGTCTGGTCATCTGGCTGCCGACCACGGGCACCGGTGTTGGGGTCACGGCCAGGCCGTCAGGGGTCATGGTGGGGAGGAGGGCAGTGGCCGGAATTTGACCCGCAGCTTGAAAAAGGTAGAACAGCATTAAACAATAGCTGGGCACCCTGGGGCACCAGTTCAGGACCACCCCTGCACTCCCTAAGAACTCTCATTCTCAACTTAAAGCTCCCCCAGACCCAGCTCAGGGAGTGCAGCTTCTCCCAAAAGCCACCATCCTCCCAAGCACGGCCCTCGGCATTCCCCCCAACATGGCACTCTGCCCCAGCCTGGGCAAGGAAGATTCTTGTCCAGCCAACAGTAGCCAATGCCGCGACATCTCCCCTTGTGGCAGTCACCCTCTCCTCCAATGGGGGCTTCCATGGGGTGGAAGCAGGGTCATCAAAGGTTTGAATCTCATCTCCCCCAAGACTGAAGTCTCATTCCTCAACCTCCTTAAGCACCCACATGGGGCTCTTCCCTTGTCAGGCCTCCTCTGCTGCCAAGAGGACCTGCTCCCAAAAGGCCTACCTTGCATGGCCTTGTACTGCATGGGGGTGATGTGCTCAAAGCCAGGGGGTGGCACGTCCCAATATTTGCggaccttcttcttcttctcatgACGAGGAGAAcgactggggagggggaggggaaagcGGGGTGGGGCACCCTCAGTCTGACCAAAGCAGGCCTGTGTGTGCCCAGGTTACTCCTCAGCTCCCGCCCCACCCCCAACCATGGTCAGCTCAGCTCTCTCAAGGAAAGGGAGGGTCAGGGCTTGGCCTGGgcctctggggtggggggggtgccaGACTCCAGGTAGTAAGGTCCTCCCCAGTGTTCTGGGATTGGGCAGGATGGGGCAGGGCAGAGGAGTATGGGGTGAGGAGGTGAAGTGGGGGCATCAGGGCAGAAGGGACAGGTAAGAGAAGCTCACATCAATCCACCGTGCTCCTCTTTAGCGCCTCTGGTCAAAGGTttgctgggggtgggagggaaaggtATGGGGAAGGGTGACTGGGGACCCTTGTCTTCCCCACACACCACAACCCCCAAGGACACTGAGTCCCAGGGTGAGGGCAGGACCAAGGTGAGCAAGCAGCAAGCAGGCCCCCCTCAGCCCTGCCATTCCTCCCGAAACACTCCCaccctggaaaagaaaaaatgatgacaagaataagaaaaacaaagacaaaccatGTTCTAGTTGAAAGACTGAAGCAAAGCCAAAAAAAGGATTCCACCCCTCCTGCCCTTCCACACCCAAGAGAACGAGAACAGAGAAAGAAGTCCAGGAAAGGAAGAGACGTTAGAGCAACAGAAAACCATCCCACAACTAGAAAGCAAGCCAGGCTGGAAACACTGCCCACCCCAGGAATGCTCGGGGGGCATCGAGGCAGAAACCAACCCCCCCCCCGAAGACAGTCCCAGACCGAAAACAAGGGGGATCAGAAACAGATGGAAACAGAGCAGCCCTCACGGAGAAGAGACAGAATCCCTCCTTGTCACCAGGCTCCTCTCTAACATAGAACCTTCTACCCCCAACAACCCAAGAGCACCCCCAATAGAGAAgctaaaagaaaaacacagagaagaaaactgagcTGAAAACAAATCACAGCAGATAAATCCCCCACTGAACACAGAATAAAGAACAGGCACCCCAGAAGCCTGTCCCCCATCTCCAGTGCCAAGGGCTGCCTCAGCCACCCCCCACGCCCTGATACCTTCGCCGCCGCCGGTCCCGGGAGGCGCTCCGCTGGTCCCGGTTGCGCCGATCACGGCTCCGGCTCCTGCGCTTGCGATCCCGGCTTCTCGAACGGCTGTGGCTGCGCTTCCGGTGCCGGTTCTCTTTGTCCCGCTCTGcgagaggaggggagaggggaggtgcTGAGGCCCAGCCCCCTGCCCCCCGCAAGCCCACACTGACGCCTTGATGTCCTGGAAGGCCATCCCAAGTGATGGAGGGAAATAAGCAGGCTTTCCAGTCCACAGCAGCCCAGAAGCATCTGGGATATGAGATATCTAAAGGTGCTCCCCAGGCAGAAAAAACAGAGGAGGCTGGCTCCTGGTCCCCTGGAGGGTGAGGGCCTGACGCCAGGGGTGTCCCTGAGAGGGGGAGGGCTAGACGTTGGGGATTCAGAGACCCAATGGCATTTTCCTGAAGGCACCCAATGACCTCTCAGGAGAGACCTCTACAGCCAGCTGGCACCCACGGTGCTGCCCGTCTGTGCAGTACCAGGCTGGATCTGATACCCCGGGGAAGCAGGGAAATTTAAGCCTGTCCCTTCCCAGCCAGGTAAATAATACAGGAGGCAGTCTCCTgtctccaggctcttctttcaGAATCTGCACaggagagggagaagaggagCATGCCTGGCCCACTGCCCACCCACTGAACCCCACACCACCCACCTCCTCCGGCTGTACTCTCACTGCCTGAGCCAAGGACAGGAGGCACTGGGGTGGCAGCTGTGTTTCCCACAGCTCACAAAGGGGCGCAGACCTCTCCACCAGAGGACCCCAACCCCTATCTGCCTCCCACAGGTGGGTTGTCAGAGGACATCCCCCCTCCAACAGAGAACAGGGACAAGAGAATAGCAGCAGAAACAGGGCCCGGCCTTGCCATTTAAACCACAGAAACCTCTGTTCCCAACAGACCCTTTACTCTCTAGAATGGTATATGGGTCCTTCCAGGTGGAGGCTGACCACCCGCACCCTTGATCCCACAGGGGGAAAGCAAGGCACAGCATGGAGAAGAAGTGCAGGAGCCACAAGGCCAGGAGCCCAGGGGAGAGGCAGCAAGAGCTCCCAACTAACTCTCTGCCGCTGCGCAGATGGGGAGGAGAAGACTAAGGAGCACCACCAGACTCTACCTCCTTTATTCAAAGACGCCAAGATTTCTAAATCACTCCCCagacagggaaagaaaaaaaactcacgTAAACACACAGTAAGTTTTAACATGCATCTCCCAAGAGTAGCAATTTCTGGAGATGTGAGAAAAAAAAGGTCATGAGAAGAGAAGGTCAAAGTGCACTTTAGCCTCACCTGTCACATCTCGTCTCGCACGTTTTTCCGATACgattaaaaacaacttttttgCAAAAGCATCTCAGTTTCAGAATCACTAAAGCTCAGAAGACACacacaccttaaaaacaaaaccagggaGTGTCATCAAAATACTTCCTGAAACCAGGATCTGTGCTATAGGGTTCTGTTTGCAGCACTACCGTTTTGGAAAACATGCCTAGACTCCTATCACAAATCAGGAAATAAAGCCAAGCAACAGAGAAATGGAGAGACTTGAATTTCAAACTAGGCCACTCTCCCTGATGCTGGTCAGGCAGGACATACCAGAGCCGGCCCTAACCAGGAGGTAACCTCCTCAGAATCCACATccccaaaaaaaatcaaagcctgGAATTGGAGAGAGGAATTAGGAGGCCAGCCAGTAGCACATCGAGCACACAGGCATGGTCCTGGGCACCGAGTGGCGTTTCGGCCTGGCTCTGGGCCTGTGGCCTCCACGCTAGTCAAATAGGCAGGCTGGAAGCCCCCAGAACCTTTTCTGCTTCAAAGGCTCTGAACCAGGCGAGCAGAGACAAAGATATTCACAGAAGAAGCAGTGCGGCCTGCTAGGTATTTAAAATACAGATAAGAAAAATTAACTCTTTGGAGAGAGACAAATACACAAGGCAATGCCTGAAACCTAGAAACTTAGACtagtaacagaaaaaaagaccTCCAGACAGAGCCACTCGCGGGCAGAGCCCTTTCAAGAACAGAAAAGGAGCTACCTTTATCCAAAATGCTCTGTGCAGTGCTGGTGTGTGGGCAGCTCCACCAAGCTGGCAGAAGAGGCAGGTCCGAGGGCCTGGCCTCTTGGCCCCAGTGAGGACACCCTGGGAAATCCAAGAAGCATGTCTTTGAGAGCCTTAAGGAACAGCTCAATCAGCTCCACTACATGGCCAGAGTGATGTGGAACCAACACACGCAGCCAACCGAGCTCAGAGCCAATGTCGGCTTTTCTGCTCATCAACCCTATAAGATCACACAAAAGTGACTTCACCCCGAgactctttctcttcttctaccCAATTACTCCACCCAAACTGTTGTGAAAACTTGACAGAACAGCATCTAGAAAGCACCCTTCCCCTACCCTTCCCAACTCTGACATTCCCTCGTAAGCCGAAGTCCTGAGAATGATTTCACAATAACCAGTATCACTTCTTGGGCATGTGCCAGACACTTCACATGTTACCCCACTTAATCCTACCTCTGCCTCTGACCAAGAAATATCTAGGAAAAATTTTTaagttctctgtgcctcagcttcccctcctcaggagaaagaaatAACTTCCACCTCGCAGATCTCTTAGAAcgatctaataaaaaaaaaaaaatcacacaaaaagcTTAATCTGATACGTTGCAAACACTCCTGCTTAACTATTACTATCTTCCTTTTCAATTCTCTAAACccaaagcagaaaaataaaatcgCTAAcaccaagtcaactccaactcacagcgaccctattagacgaaacagaactgccccatacgatttccaacgtttaaaatcttcacagaagaaaaatggcACATTTTtgtcccagagtggctggtgggttcaaaccgctgatcatttatttggttagcagccaagcgcttcaaCCTAGTGACAGAAAAACGGTAGCCGgtgtaaaaatgattaaaaatcaaGTTACAAATGTACTAAAACTCCACAGCTACTAAACAACGAAATGGGTATTTGAAAACCCCAGTATGATCAACTCCAAAGCCTATGGTTTCAAGCAGTATATCAAGACATACACATACGGAGACACCCCGCAGACACTCAACAAACGTTACATCTTCCCCAGCCCTGTCTCCTAACTCAGCCACCCCTCTATCCGAGTCTAGCCTGGAGTCAGAGGAGAGCGTACGAACCTCCTATTCACTCCTTCAAAGAATGGCAGCACGAAAAATGAATTCCAACTAGGCAACTTAAGTCTGAAGCACCAAGAGACCAACGTCCCCACACCTTCCCTGGGCCTCGATGTCTTCACTCACAAAAACAGGTAcgcaaaaataacataaaaaaaaatacaaacctaaTCACTCTCCTGAGCCTGGCATTCTTCAAGTCCCTAGGCAGGTAAGCGTAGTCACATGCTGTTCTGACCCACCGCGATCATCGATCCTCAACACCAATTCTCACCAGCACCTGGGAGATAGATGCCTTCCCCCCACCCTCTCCACCAGCTCCTCATGGGCCAGGTCCCCATTACACCCTCgagacttcagtttcctcatctctacgtTGAAACACTTTACGAAGCTGACTCTAGGTACCCCAAGTTTGGGATAAGTTAGAATTTTGACTCCGTCTCAACACggaaagaaataaacaaacatcCCACGTTACGACTGTCAGGACTAATCCAAGAGGGACACgcgaaaaaaaagtatttagacTCAAAAAATGCTtcattcttcctcttctttgacgAAGGAGCAAATATAAAGCACGTTCGTCCTAGGGACCCCACGACCAACGGCGGGGACACCAACACCCCGGCACAGCGGCTCCCAGAAACCCGCACACGAGGGGAGGAAGAGAGGCTTGCTGCCGCCATACGCCGCCGAGATTCTCGCACATGGGGCCCGCGACGCCGCTGCTCTGCCCTCCTCCACGTGAGACAGGGAACAGGGTTGCGGGCCTCACAACCGCCATTTTGGAAACAAAGGGGGCGTGGAGACAAGGCCATGGACCCGACCGGAAGCGGAAGTGCCAAGACAGCGGGAGAAAAAGCAGGCATTACAAGACTCAAACTAAATTccgaaaggaaaaaaagagggggGGCGTCAGGATACCGAGAGAGCTCGCGCCCCGGTCCCCCGCGCCACCTCCGACGGGGACCTCGTGGGGCCCGGGGACAGGAGACACGGCGCGCATGCGTCACGGGCCCGCGCTCCGCCGCTCCCTTCCCCGCGCCGCGCGCGCAACGGAACGCCGGGAGGGATCACGTGGGCCAGGAGCGCGCCGCGGAACGAGGGGGGAGAGTGGGGGATGGCGCCGTGCGGCACTGAGAGGAGgggggaagaaaggagagaaaatggcGGGTGAAGGCGAGGAAAGCGAAAACCCGCCCCGACCGCCGCCCCAAGCCCCCAGCGTCCTCACCTTGTTTATTCTCGTTGAGCTGTCGCTCGAACTCGTCGAAGTCCGACATGCTGAGGAGGCCGCGTAGGGCCCTGTACAGCTCTCGCCTTGCCTTGCTGCCTGCCCGCTCCGGCCGCTCGGCTACTTCCGCCGCTTGCTTCGGCTACTTCCGGCCACCGCCGGCGCTTCACCGCCTCCTACCTAAGCAAGCCCGCGGTGCCCCGCCCAGGCTCCGCCCCCCTCGTCCCGCCCCCTCGCCCGCCCGCCAGCCCTCGAGCTGTCCCTCCCCCAACCCGAGGCCTTGCTCCGTCTGGGGCCGGGAAGCGGCGGCTTCGGCTTTTCCGGAAACACACGAAACGAGGGTTTCGTCGGCTTCGCAGATTCTCGTAATTTTCCGGAGATTAGCTCCTCAACGTTCGGGTGTTTCCGTAGGTCCTCGCGTTCCTCCGCGCCGAGGCCCTCTAAAGGTTCGGCTTTCTTCCGACAATTCAGTCCCCAAGCGTTGGCTTCTTCCACAGATTCTCTCCGCTCTTCTCCGCCAGCCCTTTCCAAGCAATCGGCTATTTCCAACAATCCTAACCGTCCCGACACTAGTCTTCGGGCCCCTCCAGAAATTTCAGCTCAATTCCAAGCTTCGGCTGTTTCCGGAGATTCCACTCGCTCACTCCTCCCCTACCGGAGAACTTCGGCTCCTTCCGCCACCGCTTCGGGAAAGCCTCACTCACAGGAAATCGCTTCGGCTCTTTCCGTTGACGCTTCGGCTCCTTCCGGCTTCGGAAACCGAAGAGTGGGAGGACGGCGGCGAGGTGGGTTCGCAAAGGAATACGATAAGGGCCAGGGTTCCGGCTCCCGGCACCTGGCTCTACGGGTGGGGATAGCGGAGGAAAAGAAGGGCGGATCTCGCTGAAGGCCTAATGAGATTGCGCGAAACAAAAGCAGCCAGCGGGACGAAGGGTACGCGCGGCCGCCGCGGAGGTTGCCAGCCCGGCTTTGTGCGC
Protein-coding sequences here:
- the U2AF2 gene encoding splicing factor U2AF 65 kDa subunit isoform X1, which produces MSDFDEFERQLNENKQERDKENRHRKRSHSRSRSRDRKRRSRSRDRRNRDQRSASRDRRRRSKPLTRGAKEEHGGLIRSPRHEKKKKVRKYWDVPPPGFEHITPMQYKAMQAAGQIPATALLPTMTPDGLAVTPTPVPVVGSQMTRQARRLYVGNIPFGITEEAMMDFFNAQMRLGGLTQAPGNPVLAVQINQDKNFAFLEFRSVDETTQAMAFDGIIFQGQSLKIRRPHDYQPLPGMSENPSVYVPGVVSTVVPDSAHKLFIGGLPNYLNDDQVKELLTSFGPLKAFNLVKDSATGLSKGYAFCEYVDINVTDQAIAGLNGMQLGDKKLLVQRASVGAKNATLVSLPSTINQTPVTLQVPGLMSSQVQMGGHPTEVLCLMNMVLPEELLDDEEYEEIVEDVRDECSKYGLVKSIEIPRPVDGVEVPGCGKIFVEFTSVFDCQKAMQGLTGRKFANRVVVTKYCDPDSYHRRDFW
- the U2AF2 gene encoding splicing factor U2AF 65 kDa subunit isoform X2, whose translation is MSDFDEFERQLNENKQERDKENRHRKRSHSRSRSRDRKRRSRSRDRRNRDQRSASRDRRRRSKPLTRGAKEEHGGLIRSPRHEKKKKVRKYWDVPPPGFEHITPMQYKAMQAAGQIPATALLPTMTPDGLAVTPTPVPVVGSQMTRQARRLYVGNIPFGITEEAMMDFFNAQMRLGGLTQAPGNPVLAVQINQDKNFAFLEFRSVDETTQAMAFDGIIFQGQSLKIRRPHDYQPLPGMSENPSVYVPGVVSTVVPDSAHKLFIGGLPNYLNDDQVKELLTSFGPLKAFNLVKDSATGLSKGYAFCEYVDINVTDQAIAGLNGMQLGDKKLLVQRASVGAKNATLSTINQTPVTLQVPGLMSSQVQMGGHPTEVLCLMNMVLPEELLDDEEYEEIVEDVRDECSKYGLVKSIEIPRPVDGVEVPGCGKIFVEFTSVFDCQKAMQGLTGRKFANRVVVTKYCDPDSYHRRDFW